The following coding sequences are from one Thermoflexus sp. window:
- a CDS encoding aldo/keto reductase yields the protein MIPGWATPEGTRTYGARFQDRAAPGHFRLAQGLWLSSIGIGTYLGHPDPETDARYVEAMVCAVTSGCNVIDTAINYRFQRSERCVGEALRRLFARGFRREELVIATKGGYVPYEGDWPADPRRYIEEAFLRTGIARPEDFVNGHCIAPGYLRHQLEQSQHNLGLETIDVYFIHNPEEQLAAVSREEFRRRLRAAFAALEEAVAMGYIRFYGTATWTAYRASPQASDALSLMEVETIAREVGGPDHRFRFVQLPYNLAMPEAALRRNQLRGEGWGTVLEVAEDLGITVWASASLMQGRLLRSWPLWLRRLFPEGLSEAQCALQFVRSTPGITTALVGMSRATHVEHNLTLIQHPPLAPEAIRTILNALRTSR from the coding sequence ATGATCCCCGGATGGGCGACGCCGGAGGGGACACGGACCTATGGAGCCCGTTTTCAGGATCGGGCGGCCCCCGGCCACTTCCGCCTGGCTCAGGGGCTATGGCTGTCCTCCATCGGCATCGGCACCTATCTGGGCCACCCTGACCCGGAGACCGACGCCCGGTATGTGGAGGCCATGGTTTGCGCCGTGACCTCCGGGTGCAACGTCATCGACACGGCGATCAACTACCGCTTCCAGCGCAGCGAGCGCTGCGTGGGCGAGGCCCTCCGCCGCCTGTTCGCCCGGGGTTTCCGCCGGGAGGAACTGGTCATCGCCACCAAGGGGGGATATGTCCCCTATGAGGGGGACTGGCCAGCGGATCCCCGGCGCTACATCGAGGAGGCCTTCCTGCGGACCGGGATCGCGCGGCCGGAGGACTTCGTCAACGGTCACTGCATTGCCCCGGGATATCTCCGCCATCAGCTGGAACAGAGCCAGCACAACCTGGGGCTGGAGACCATCGATGTCTATTTCATCCATAACCCGGAGGAACAGCTCGCCGCTGTCTCCAGGGAGGAGTTTCGGAGGCGCCTGCGGGCGGCCTTCGCCGCGCTGGAGGAAGCCGTCGCCATGGGATACATCCGCTTCTATGGCACCGCCACATGGACCGCCTATCGCGCTTCTCCCCAGGCGTCCGACGCGCTATCCCTGATGGAAGTTGAGACTATCGCCCGGGAGGTCGGCGGGCCGGATCATCGGTTCCGGTTTGTGCAGCTGCCTTACAACCTGGCCATGCCGGAGGCCGCCCTGCGAAGGAACCAGCTGCGGGGAGAGGGATGGGGAACGGTGCTGGAGGTGGCGGAGGATCTGGGGATCACGGTGTGGGCGAGCGCCTCCTTGATGCAGGGGCGCCTGCTCCGGAGCTGGCCGCTGTGGCTGCGACGCCTCTTCCCCGAGGGCCTCTCGGAAGCCCAGTGCGCCCTCCAGTTTGTTCGCTCCACCCCGGGGATCACCACCGCCCTAGTCGGCATGAGCCGGGCCACCCACGTGGAGCACAACCTCACCCTGATCCAACACCCACCCCTGGCCCCGGAGGCCATACGGACCATTCTGAACGCTCTGAGGACCTCCCGGTA